A stretch of the Archangium lipolyticum genome encodes the following:
- a CDS encoding ATP-binding protein, whose product MQLVTAEVGPFKSINEPQTVRIEPSVTVLVGMNEAGKTVFLQALEKSDGIADLAEFDPVEDYPRKDLSTYLKQHKSNPARATRLSYRLSEEELDELNGNLHTNLQPDFEFSVTHLYNNTITVGILVDEEPVLASLREEPGLRGC is encoded by the coding sequence GTGCAACTCGTAACTGCCGAGGTAGGCCCCTTTAAGTCCATCAACGAGCCGCAGACGGTGCGTATCGAGCCGTCCGTGACTGTGCTCGTTGGGATGAACGAGGCCGGAAAGACGGTGTTTCTACAGGCGCTTGAGAAGTCGGACGGCATCGCTGATCTCGCCGAGTTCGACCCGGTCGAGGACTATCCACGCAAGGACCTGTCCACCTACCTCAAGCAGCATAAAAGCAATCCAGCCAGGGCGACGAGGCTCTCGTACCGACTCTCCGAGGAAGAACTGGACGAGCTGAACGGCAACCTGCATACGAACCTGCAGCCGGACTTCGAGTTTTCAGTCACTCACCTGTACAACAACACCATTACCGTCGGAATACTGGTTGACGAGGAGCCAGTACTGGCGAGCTTGCGGGAAGAGCCGGGACTTAGAGGGTGTTGA